In the Rhizobium sp. CB3090 genome, one interval contains:
- a CDS encoding type II toxin-antitoxin system Phd/YefM family antitoxin: MDWPLQDAKNQFSRVVQKARSEGPQTVTLRGERAVVVLSAEDYDALRANRPSLVDDLLSGPAWDDEFADAVTKRDKTPSRDIAF, translated from the coding sequence ATGGATTGGCCATTGCAAGATGCCAAGAATCAATTCTCGAGAGTCGTGCAGAAGGCACGCAGCGAAGGTCCGCAGACCGTCACGCTACGCGGCGAGCGCGCGGTCGTTGTTCTCTCCGCTGAGGACTATGACGCCTTGCGCGCTAATAGGCCGAGCCTGGTCGACGATCTGCTGTCAGGGCCGGCCTGGGACGATGAGTTCGCCGATGCGGTGACAAAGCGAGACAAAACGCCAAGCCGGGATATCGCCTTCTGA
- a CDS encoding type II toxin-antitoxin system VapC family toxin, which translates to MYLIDTNVISEARRGTPEAISWLRTADPSTVYLSVITLGEVMRGIALKRKSDPRAAAHLEEWLRKLRHDHSGRILPITDQIAVEWGRVAALRPRGGADELIAATAIVHDLIVVTRNISNFDDTGVSVINPWDQTSY; encoded by the coding sequence ATGTATCTGATCGATACCAATGTCATTTCCGAAGCCCGTCGCGGCACGCCCGAAGCAATATCCTGGTTGCGCACTGCCGATCCGTCCACCGTCTATCTCAGCGTCATTACGCTCGGCGAAGTCATGCGCGGAATTGCCCTGAAGCGAAAGTCCGACCCACGAGCCGCCGCACATCTGGAAGAATGGCTGCGCAAGCTTCGCCATGATCACAGTGGCCGCATCCTGCCCATCACCGACCAAATCGCTGTCGAATGGGGTCGCGTTGCCGCACTGCGTCCCCGTGGCGGTGCCGACGAGTTGATCGCAGCCACTGCAATCGTCCATGATTTGATTGTCGTTACGCGCAATATCAGTAATTTTGACGATACCGGCGTGTCGGTCATCAATCCCTGGGATCAGACCTCTTACTGA
- the ung gene encoding uracil-DNA glycosylase: MAEAGIKLEESWKEALSQEFVSPYMQQLKSFLVEEKQRGKVIFPRGSEYFRALDLTPLDEVQVVILGQDPYHGIGQAHGLCFSVRPGVRIPPSLVNIYKELETDLGIPPARHGFLESWAKQGVLLLNSVLTVEESQAASHRGKGWERFTDAVIRRVNDECDGVVFMLWGSYAQKKAAFVDTERHLVLKAAHPSPLSAHNGFLGCRHFSKANAYLVEHGKNPIDWALPSDPERQ, encoded by the coding sequence ATGGCGGAAGCGGGAATCAAGCTGGAGGAGAGCTGGAAAGAGGCGCTATCGCAGGAATTCGTCAGCCCCTATATGCAGCAGCTCAAGTCCTTTCTTGTCGAAGAGAAGCAGCGCGGCAAGGTGATCTTTCCGCGCGGCAGCGAATATTTCCGGGCCTTGGACCTGACGCCGCTCGATGAGGTGCAGGTCGTGATCCTCGGGCAGGATCCCTATCACGGCATCGGCCAGGCGCATGGGCTTTGCTTCAGCGTTCGCCCCGGCGTGCGCATCCCGCCGTCGCTGGTCAATATCTACAAGGAACTGGAAACCGACCTCGGCATCCCGCCGGCGCGTCACGGCTTTCTCGAAAGCTGGGCGAAGCAGGGCGTGCTTCTGCTCAACAGCGTGCTTACGGTCGAGGAATCGCAAGCGGCCTCGCACCGAGGCAAGGGCTGGGAGCGCTTCACCGATGCCGTCATCCGCAGGGTCAACGACGAATGCGACGGCGTGGTCTTCATGCTCTGGGGCTCCTACGCACAGAAGAAAGCCGCATTCGTCGATACCGAGCGCCATCTCGTGCTGAAAGCTGCCCATCCGTCGCCGCTGTCGGCGCATAACGGCTTCCTCGGCTGCCGGCATTTCTCCAAGGCGAATGCCTATCTGGTCGAGCACGGGAAGAACCCGATCGATTGGGCTTTGCCGAGTGATCCGGAGCGTCAGTAA
- a CDS encoding septation protein IspZ produces the protein MRARLLLGGVASLYHHRGRRNENWDAMKSFFDAVGLLLADLASSLLFIVLLSLTGNAALSVCLAIALGLAQIGIQFIRRKPIDIMEWLSLFLVIAAGIATLLTDDPRFVLFKPSIIYAIVGVVMLKPGWMNRYLPAIARSVAPDVATYVGFVWAGLMFVSGALNAFLGIEFDLHTWAVVMPAFGIVSKAVLMVAGFAAIRLTVSRRVRAMPEAERDALLISTGVRAQ, from the coding sequence TTGCGAGCACGTCTTTTGCTGGGCGGCGTCGCTTCGCTTTATCACCATCGCGGACGTCGCAATGAGAACTGGGACGCGATGAAGAGCTTTTTCGATGCTGTTGGGCTGCTGCTCGCCGATCTGGCCTCCAGTCTGCTTTTCATCGTTCTGCTGTCGTTGACAGGCAATGCGGCGCTTTCGGTGTGCCTGGCGATTGCGCTTGGCCTTGCGCAAATCGGAATTCAATTCATTCGACGCAAGCCGATCGACATCATGGAGTGGCTGAGCCTTTTTCTGGTCATTGCCGCAGGCATCGCAACGCTGCTGACGGACGATCCGCGTTTCGTATTGTTCAAACCGAGCATCATTTATGCGATCGTCGGCGTGGTGATGCTCAAGCCCGGTTGGATGAATCGCTATCTGCCGGCTATCGCGCGGTCGGTCGCACCGGATGTCGCCACCTATGTGGGCTTTGTGTGGGCCGGCCTCATGTTCGTGTCTGGCGCCCTCAATGCCTTCCTCGGTATCGAGTTTGATCTTCACACATGGGCAGTCGTTATGCCCGCCTTCGGCATCGTCAGCAAGGCGGTGTTGATGGTGGCAGGGTTTGCCGCGATCCGCCTCACGGTGAGCCGACGCGTGCGCGCCATGCCAGAGGCGGAGCGCGATGCTTTACTGATCTCGACGGGGGTGAGGGCGCAGTAG
- a CDS encoding FAD-dependent oxidoreductase: MKELPHAAKAVVIGGGIVGCSTAYHLAKLGLTDTVLLERKKLTSGTTFHAAGLVGQLRTSANITQMLGYSVDLYKRLEAETGLATGWKMNGGLRLACNEERWTEVKRQATTAQSFGLQMHLLTPKEAFDLWPLMDTDDLVGAAFLPTDGQANPSDITQALAKGARMAGVSIFEDTEVLDLEIDKGRIRAVITDSGRIECERVVVCAGQWTRSFGARFGVNVPLVSVEHQYLITESFGVPSNLPTLRDPDRLTYYKEEVGGLVMGGYEPNPIPWAIDGIPKEFHYTLLDSNFNHFEQIMEQALMRVPALQTAGVKQLLNGPESFTPDGNFILGEAPELRNFFVGAGFNAFGIASAGGAGMALAEWVVKGEPPYDLWPVDIRRFGRPHFDTDWVRTRTLEAYGKHYTMAWPFEEHSSGRPCRKSPLYDRLKAQGACFGEKLGWERPNWFADLFAGEEPKDIYSYGRQNWFDAVGREHRAVREAAVIFDQTSFAKFVLKGRDAEAALSWIAANDVAKPVGALTYTQMLNDRGGIECDVTVARVAENEFYITTGTGFATHDFDWIARNIPAEMHAELVDITSAYSVLSLMGPNSRKVLESVTADDVSNAAFPFLQVKTIGIAGCPVRALRVTYVGELGYELHVPVEYAATVYDALMAAGRHQGLVNAGYRAIESCRLEKGYRAWGSDIGPDHTPVEAGLAWAVKTKKNIAFRGREAIERQLASGVKKLLACFVPDDPETVLLGRETIYRDGQRVGWLSSGGYGYTIGKPIGYGYVRNADGVSEDFVLGGRYELDVARRRVPCRVSLQPLYDPQMARVKG, from the coding sequence ATGAAGGAACTGCCCCACGCAGCGAAGGCGGTCGTCATCGGCGGGGGTATCGTCGGCTGCTCGACGGCCTATCACCTTGCCAAGCTCGGGCTGACCGATACGGTGCTGCTGGAGCGAAAGAAGCTGACATCGGGCACGACGTTCCATGCCGCGGGTCTCGTCGGGCAATTGCGCACCAGCGCCAATATCACCCAGATGCTCGGCTATTCGGTCGATCTCTATAAGAGGCTGGAGGCCGAGACGGGGCTTGCCACCGGCTGGAAGATGAACGGCGGCCTGCGCCTTGCCTGCAACGAGGAGCGCTGGACGGAAGTCAAGCGGCAGGCGACGACGGCGCAATCCTTCGGGCTGCAGATGCATCTGCTGACGCCGAAGGAGGCCTTCGATCTTTGGCCGCTGATGGATACAGACGATCTGGTCGGTGCCGCCTTTCTGCCGACCGACGGGCAGGCCAATCCCTCCGATATCACCCAGGCGCTGGCGAAGGGCGCGCGCATGGCCGGCGTTTCGATTTTCGAGGATACCGAAGTTCTCGATCTGGAGATCGACAAGGGCAGGATCCGCGCTGTTATCACCGACAGCGGCCGAATCGAATGCGAGCGTGTCGTGGTCTGCGCCGGGCAGTGGACGCGGAGCTTTGGTGCGCGCTTCGGCGTCAACGTGCCGCTCGTCTCCGTCGAGCATCAATATCTCATCACCGAATCCTTCGGCGTCCCCTCCAACCTGCCGACGCTGCGCGATCCCGACAGGTTGACCTATTACAAGGAGGAGGTCGGCGGTTTGGTGATGGGCGGCTATGAGCCGAATCCGATACCCTGGGCGATCGACGGCATCCCCAAGGAGTTTCACTACACGCTGCTCGATAGCAATTTCAATCACTTCGAGCAGATCATGGAACAGGCCCTGATGCGTGTGCCGGCGTTGCAGACGGCGGGCGTCAAGCAGCTTCTGAACGGCCCTGAGAGCTTTACGCCCGACGGCAATTTCATCCTCGGTGAAGCGCCGGAGCTGCGGAACTTCTTCGTCGGCGCCGGCTTCAACGCCTTCGGCATTGCGTCAGCGGGCGGTGCGGGCATGGCGCTCGCCGAATGGGTGGTGAAGGGCGAGCCGCCCTATGATCTCTGGCCCGTCGACATCAGGCGCTTCGGCCGCCCACATTTCGATACGGACTGGGTGCGCACCCGCACACTGGAAGCTTATGGCAAGCATTACACTATGGCCTGGCCGTTCGAGGAGCATTCGAGCGGCCGCCCCTGCCGGAAGTCGCCACTCTATGACCGGCTGAAGGCGCAGGGCGCCTGTTTCGGCGAAAAGCTCGGCTGGGAGCGGCCGAACTGGTTCGCCGACCTTTTTGCCGGCGAGGAGCCGAAGGACATCTACAGTTACGGCCGCCAGAACTGGTTCGATGCGGTCGGCCGTGAACACAGGGCGGTACGCGAGGCGGCGGTGATCTTCGATCAGACGTCTTTTGCCAAATTCGTGCTGAAGGGTCGGGATGCCGAAGCGGCGCTCTCCTGGATCGCGGCCAACGATGTCGCCAAGCCGGTCGGTGCACTGACCTATACGCAGATGCTGAACGACAGAGGCGGCATCGAATGCGATGTTACCGTGGCACGTGTCGCCGAGAACGAATTCTACATCACGACAGGTACAGGCTTTGCCACGCATGATTTCGACTGGATCGCCAGGAATATTCCGGCCGAGATGCATGCCGAACTGGTGGATATCACCTCCGCCTATTCCGTGCTGTCTCTGATGGGACCGAATTCCCGCAAAGTGCTGGAATCCGTCACCGCGGACGATGTTTCGAACGCCGCATTTCCTTTCCTGCAGGTGAAGACCATCGGCATCGCCGGTTGCCCGGTTCGGGCGCTGCGCGTGACCTATGTCGGCGAGCTCGGTTATGAGCTGCATGTGCCGGTGGAATATGCTGCCACGGTCTATGATGCGTTGATGGCGGCGGGGCGTCATCAGGGATTGGTCAATGCAGGCTACCGCGCGATCGAAAGCTGCCGGCTGGAAAAGGGCTATCGTGCCTGGGGCTCCGACATCGGCCCCGATCACACGCCGGTCGAGGCGGGGCTCGCCTGGGCGGTGAAGACGAAGAAAAATATCGCCTTCCGTGGCCGGGAGGCCATCGAGCGGCAACTGGCTTCGGGGGTGAAAAAGCTGCTCGCCTGCTTTGTGCCCGATGATCCCGAAACCGTACTCCTCGGCCGCGAGACGATCTACCGCGACGGCCAGCGCGTCGGCTGGCTGTCGAGCGGCGGCTATGGCTACACGATCGGCAAGCCGATCGGCTACGGCTATGTCCGCAATGCGGATGGAGTTAGCGAGGATTTTGTGTTGGGCGGCCGGTATGAGCTCGACGTTGCGCGGCGGCGCGTGCCTTGTCGGGTTTCGTTACAGCCGCTGTATGATCCGCAGATGGCGCGGGTTAAGGGGTGA
- a CDS encoding choline kinase family protein: MIVTPEDKIQALGIWRGSIDIAPLVGGITNRNYLVTDSGRRFVVRLGTDIPVHHISRANELAASKAAHAAGLSPAVVHSEPGVLVLDYIDGKPLVAEDVRDPLMLARIVPLVRSCHRNVARHFRGAAAIFWVFHVVRDYAAVLKEDGSRHKTLLPSFLDTAEQLEQAARPFDIVFGHNDLLANNFLDDGTRLWLIDWDYAGFNTPLFDLGGLASNNEFSEGQETAMLEAYFEAPVSDELRRRYQAMKCASLLRETMWSMVSEIHSHIDFDYSAYTSENLARFERAYQSFRNS; the protein is encoded by the coding sequence ATGATCGTAACGCCCGAAGACAAGATACAAGCTCTTGGTATCTGGCGAGGATCGATCGATATCGCTCCGCTCGTGGGCGGCATCACCAATCGCAATTACCTGGTCACCGACAGCGGCCGGCGTTTCGTCGTCCGCCTTGGAACGGATATTCCGGTTCACCACATCAGCCGTGCCAACGAACTGGCCGCGAGCAAGGCCGCGCATGCGGCTGGATTGTCACCCGCTGTCGTTCACTCCGAGCCAGGCGTCCTCGTGCTGGACTATATCGACGGAAAACCGCTTGTAGCGGAGGATGTTCGCGACCCTTTGATGCTGGCGCGCATTGTGCCGCTTGTCCGTTCTTGTCACCGGAATGTCGCCAGACATTTTCGTGGCGCCGCGGCCATCTTCTGGGTTTTTCATGTCGTCCGCGACTATGCCGCCGTTCTTAAAGAGGACGGTAGTCGTCATAAGACATTGCTGCCTTCCTTCCTCGATACCGCCGAGCAGCTGGAGCAGGCTGCCAGGCCTTTCGACATCGTTTTTGGCCATAACGATCTGCTGGCCAACAATTTTCTCGATGATGGAACAAGGCTCTGGCTGATTGACTGGGATTATGCGGGTTTCAACACGCCGCTCTTCGATCTCGGCGGTCTTGCCTCCAACAACGAATTCTCCGAAGGCCAGGAAACGGCGATGCTGGAGGCCTATTTCGAGGCGCCGGTGAGCGACGAGCTACGTCGGCGCTACCAGGCGATGAAATGCGCTTCGCTGTTGCGCGAGACGATGTGGAGTATGGTTTCCGAAATCCACTCCCATATCGATTTCGATTATTCAGCCTATACGAGCGAAAATCTGGCGCGATTTGAACGCGCCTATCAATCATTCCGGAATTCTTGA